GTAGTTTGGGCCTACCCGGACTTTCTGGTTTCATAGGAGAATTTTTTACACTGATGGGATCTTTTAAAACCGATAACTACTCAGCGGTAATTCCATCATTGGCAGTAATAGGTATTGTACTATCTGCTGCCTATTTGTTATGGGCAATGCAACGGATGTTCTTTGGGAAACTATGGGTTAATCGCGACTTAGTCGAAAGCATGACTGACTTGTCGCTAAGAGAAAAAATAATGCTTTTCACATTAGCAGCCTTGGTACTTCTTTTTGGAATCTACCCAAAACTCATATTCGATATTACAAATCAAAGTTTGACTGCACTGATACCCTAAATGAAAGAGCTTCTCAATCACATTTTGGATAGTACGGCTGCTTTGCAACCAGAAATCATTCTGTTCATTGGAATATTGGGAATGACACTATTTATCTCATTTACCAAAAAACCTACCCCAGAACACATTTTCGATAAACTTTTGTACTTAACAGTATTTATACTTGGGCTCACAGCATGGTCACTTTACTGTAGGTATTCTTTATCTACTGGTCGGGAAGATGCATTTTTCCAAGGAATGTTACTAATTGACAAGAGAGCTTCTTTTTTCCAAATAGTCGTCGTTTTTGTAGCTATACTTAGCCTTATTCATGCAAAGCTTGTCAATTTCCGCACCTCTGCAGAATATTTTCTCATGTTTTTGGCAATTGTACTTGGCTTGCTTCTACTCAGCATGAGTAACAATTTCATGAGTATGTATTTGTTTTTGGAGCTCGTTTCCATTTGCTCTTATATTCTTATCTCCATTCAAAAAGAGTCATTGAACTATGAAGCTGGTATAAAGTATCTCACTGTAGGAGCCATCATTTCTGCTGTAATGCTTTATGGCATTTCGCTTATTTATGGCGTGAGTGGCAGTTTATATTTTGATCAAATAACAATTGGAATTGCAGAACAAGAGGCTACCATTGCTAATGTTCTGATTTTATTGGCGATGGCTGGCTTACTCTTCAAAATGTCGGCAGCACCATTCCATATTTGGGCTCCAGATGCTTACGAAAAAGCACCAACCCCTGCTCTATCATTTTTAAGTGTAGCTCCCAAAATAGCTGCTTTTTTAGTCATATTAAGGCTTTTCTCTTTCGGAAACCTCGACTTCTCTAATTACTTCGCAATAATTATTTTAGCGTCCATCACAATTGGAAACTTTGCAGCACTTTGGCAAAAAGATGCGAAAAGAATGCTCGCCTACTCAGGAATTGCACACGCTGGTTTTATACTTATCGGATTGATGGCATCCTCCACCGCAGGAAATGATGCCAGTGCTTTTTACCTACTTATCTATGCGATCATGAACCCCGCAGCTTTCTTATTGATTGATCTTTTGCAAAAAAGAAGTGGAAGCTATGAATTAGCTTCATTTGTAGGAATGGGATCCAAAAATGTTTCAATTGGCTTAGTAGCAATCGTTGTGATGATAGCTTTGATAGGATTCCCGCCAACAGTTGGTTTTACTGCCAAATTTTTAATTTTCACTTCCTTGCTTCCTAGTGTTTCGGACGGAAACTCACTATTCACAACGGTACTTGTTTTTGGAGTTTTAAATACTGCTGTTTCGTTATTTTATTACCTTAGAATCCCATATTTCATGTTTATGAAAGAAGGTGAAGTAAACTCGACAAAGTCTTATATAGGAGGTACTATTTTACTTTCAATACTTGCTGGTCTGCTTGTATATTTATTCTTTGCTCCAGAAGTATTTCAAGGACTTATTAAATAAGCTTTATTTACATCAAGAAGAAGCCAATACCATGTGTTTTGGTTGCCATAGGATGTAGAAAACAAAGGATAGCAATTATTAGCAACAGTACTCGCAGCTCTTTTTGGGAAAGGTGCTTCTTAGCAATAAGTAAAGCAAAAAAGATCGTAAGATATCCAAAAGATGCACTTCTGGTGGAATCATAAACAATCATCGCCGAGAAAATAGATGTTAATGATGCCAAGCCAATACCTGCTAAAGTCAAATATTCTTTCTTTTTCCATAGCATATAACCCGCCAGTAAAAACAACATCCACCATGCTTCAAAAGGCCACAAGACCCTAAACCCAAGAGAGTTCAAACTTGCCGGAAGCTTCGTCATGTATTCACTCTCGGGCAAATACGTAACTAGCATGCCTGCTTTGTTCTCCAAGTACCAGCGTCCTGCGAAGAAGATTACCCAACTGACCATTACTATCAACATTGGAATGGTGATTTTTACTTTAATTTTTTCGCCAGCTAAATATTGTGGATACCACCAATACCACATCAAAACAAGCCCAGAAGCCACAAATGCACGCTCATCGTTCCACATGGCAAGCTGAATAAACAGGAATATCAATAAAGGTTGGCGGTAATACTTTACAGCCAAAAAGAGGAAGAAATAACTAAAAAAGTCTCCGTATGATGCATTATCAATAAAAAAACTACTACCTACATACAAGCCCATGATCCCTATAAAAGCGAAAAACGCTTCTACCTTATCGTCAAGTATTTGATTAAGAAAACATACCAATAAATATAAGAAAAGGATACCCAGCACAAACTGAATAGCATAAAGTGAAAGACTTACTCGTTTGAGGTGTAAAACTTTGGCAATAACAGGCATTGTCATCCTGAAAACCCTGCTTTCTAAACCAATATTAGGCTCATATTCAAAGTTACCCGTCAAGTTCTCTGATCGATCTTTTACGGTTTGATAAATATGGTATTCCTTTCGCTCTTTGATAACCGTCTGGTAAAAATCCTTAAAAGAATAAAGAGGCGAAAAGTTGTTAAAGAATGATAGCAACATTACTCCAATACCAAATACGACCGTATTCATTTTCCAGTTCGGAGAGCTTACAAATCGCTCCGTACTTTGCTCTATTCGCTTGTATATGCTTTCTAAAAATGTCATTGGAATCAAATCGATTGAATACTTTCTATATAATTCTCATATTCGTAAAATGGAATAAACTGCTTATTTCCTCTATGGTTGAGCACCATAAATACCAAAAATAAGGAAATAAAGAAACCTTGGAGTATTACTATAAACAATGCAATTGCCAGGTTACTAGCCCAGCCTGGAGTTGCCATTTCTTCTATAAACTTCAACTCTAGAACAACACTAATACCAACAAGACAAGCAAAAACCATGAACACAGCAAATACCAAAATCCTCACCGCGGTAGTTTCTAAAAACACTGAAATTGTACTCATTCCATGTAGTACCAAGGATATAAAATTCATCTTGGATTCTCCTGCGAGCCTTTTGCCTCTATCTATGCCTATGTCCGTAAATGGTAATCGAGATTTTATGATTCCTCCAGGGTAATTGTTCCAAATTTCAGAAAGGAAAGCTACTTTTTTAATCAAACTACTAGGCACAAGGGAAAAGTTACCAAAGTTGATTGTTTTTCCAGTGAGCAGCTTAAAAACGCTTTTGTAAATCAAATAGAAAACTCGAAAAACAAGTCCCTCACTTCGTTTGCTACGTTTAGCAAAAATTATTTTACCATTAGAATTGCTAGCTTTCTCCAATAAAGCAGGAATATCCGAAGGTTTATCTTCCCCATCGGCATCCATAACCAATACTTGCGTTTCTTTTTCTTGATTTGCTAAGTGCGACATTCCAATCGCTATCGCTTTCTGATGCCCTAGATTACGATAAAGCGAAATGACTTTTATCGACAAATGTGGGTAACGATCTACTTTCACCTCATCGGCAGAACAATCATTCATGAGTAAGACGTCAAACTTTTGCCCTAACCGCAAAGCCTCATGATCTATTTGCGTAAGCAAAAGCCCAAGTGCTTCCCAGTCATTGTAAACGGGTATCAAAATGGTGGTTGGGGTAGACATCTTATCAATTTTGGCTCAAATGTACTTGTTTTCCAATTAGCTTAAAAACCATCTTCGTCTTGTGCCAAGTATTTAAAGAAAAAGGTGTCTTCTTTCGCTACAAATTGATCCAAAGGATACCATACACAAACACCAGGCAAATCCTCAACTTGATGTGCTGGTGGTGGATCAAAACTTATACGAAAATTCTTTTCTATTGCAGAACCGCCTATTGCCAAAACAGCAGATAAACTACCACAAATTAATATTGCCAAAAGTACCATTTGCTTCCATTGAGATGTATTCAAAATTGCCTTTACAGCAAAAACAGCCAAAACAATGAGTGCCGGATATGATACCCTAGTACACCAATCATTCCATAAACCAAACCTATAAAGAGGAATTAGAATTAGTAAGCCAACAGCAAAAAGAAACAAACTCTTCTCGTCTTTTTTGAAATGTTTATTGAAAAAGTAATAAATAGGAACTGCCCATATAATAACCTCAAAAAACACGAAATAAAGATATACACCTACTTTCTCCCAAACGGTATGGAGGTCAAGCTCCATTGGCGAAAAAATAAAGTGTTTCACTAAATCACTGGACTCAATTGAAAGCAGAAAAAATGCAACACAAATGAAAACCAAGGGTGCTACCAGTAAATTGGTAACATTCCATATTCCCTTAAAACGGTGATAAATCAGACTGTATAAAAAGAAAGGGAACAAACCAACAAGCACCAAAGGAGACCAAAACAATAACAACGAAAGAAAGAATGGGAGGTAATTGATTTTTCTATCAACAAAAGTATCGTTAAGCAATAGACCAACACCAATAAACGCAGCAATACCATGATTAGGAGTCCAATAAAGCATATCGGTTATGGAGTTATAATTGAGCGGAATCACATCCCAACAATTCATCCAAAAAACAAATCCATGATCTAGAAGACGTGACCATATTTCGCTGAAGGTTCCTGTACCAAATTTGATTAAAAAAGAAACAATTGAAACTCCTCCGAACAATATAAAAAGTAAAGTAAACTTAAAAAGGTGCTCACCCGCAAAGCGA
This portion of the Spirosomataceae bacterium TFI 002 genome encodes:
- a CDS encoding NADH dehydrogenase subunit N, which produces MKELLNHILDSTAALQPEIILFIGILGMTLFISFTKKPTPEHIFDKLLYLTVFILGLTAWSLYCRYSLSTGREDAFFQGMLLIDKRASFFQIVVVFVAILSLIHAKLVNFRTSAEYFLMFLAIVLGLLLLSMSNNFMSMYLFLELVSICSYILISIQKESLNYEAGIKYLTVGAIISAVMLYGISLIYGVSGSLYFDQITIGIAEQEATIANVLILLAMAGLLFKMSAAPFHIWAPDAYEKAPTPALSFLSVAPKIAAFLVILRLFSFGNLDFSNYFAIIILASITIGNFAALWQKDAKRMLAYSGIAHAGFILIGLMASSTAGNDASAFYLLIYAIMNPAAFLLIDLLQKRSGSYELASFVGMGSKNVSIGLVAIVVMIALIGFPPTVGFTAKFLIFTSLLPSVSDGNSLFTTVLVFGVLNTAVSLFYYLRIPYFMFMKEGEVNSTKSYIGGTILLSILAGLLVYLFFAPEVFQGLIK
- a CDS encoding Glycosyltransferase involved in cell wall bisynthesis → MSTPTTILIPVYNDWEALGLLLTQIDHEALRLGQKFDVLLMNDCSADEVKVDRYPHLSIKVISLYRNLGHQKAIAIGMSHLANQEKETQVLVMDADGEDKPSDIPALLEKASNSNGKIIFAKRSKRSEGLVFRVFYLIYKSVFKLLTGKTINFGNFSLVPSSLIKKVAFLSEIWNNYPGGIIKSRLPFTDIGIDRGKRLAGESKMNFISLVLHGMSTISVFLETTAVRILVFAVFMVFACLVGISVVLELKFIEEMATPGWASNLAIALFIVILQGFFISLFLVFMVLNHRGNKQFIPFYEYENYIESIQSI